The following coding sequences lie in one Mesorhizobium sp. DCY119 genomic window:
- a CDS encoding metal ABC transporter permease gives MSVLLEPFGYGYMVNAMWVSALVGGVCAFLSAYLMLKGWSLIGDALSHSIVPGVAGAYMLGLPFALGAFLSGGLAAAAMLFLNQRTKLKEDAIIGLIFTSFFGLGLFMISLSPASVNIQTIVLGNILAITPGDTLQLVIIGGVSLAILLAKWKDLMVAFFDENHARTIGLNPDWLKVLFFTLLSASTVAALQTVGAFLVIAMVVTPGATAYLLTDRFPRLIATSVAIGAVTSFVGAYASYFLDGATGGIIVVLQTLIFLSAFVFAPKHGMLAARRKAREALEAGV, from the coding sequence ATGAGTGTCCTCCTCGAACCCTTCGGCTATGGCTACATGGTCAATGCCATGTGGGTGTCGGCGCTTGTCGGCGGCGTCTGCGCCTTTCTCTCGGCCTATCTGATGCTGAAGGGCTGGTCGCTGATCGGCGACGCGCTCTCGCATTCGATCGTGCCGGGGGTTGCCGGCGCCTATATGCTCGGCCTGCCCTTCGCGCTGGGGGCGTTTCTCTCCGGCGGGCTTGCGGCGGCGGCCATGCTGTTCCTCAACCAGCGCACCAAGCTGAAGGAGGACGCCATTATCGGCCTGATCTTCACCTCCTTCTTCGGCCTCGGCCTGTTCATGATCTCGCTGTCGCCGGCCTCGGTGAACATCCAGACCATCGTGCTCGGCAACATCCTCGCCATCACCCCGGGCGACACGCTGCAGCTGGTCATCATCGGCGGCGTCTCGCTGGCGATTTTGCTGGCGAAATGGAAGGACCTGATGGTTGCCTTCTTCGACGAGAACCACGCCCGCACCATCGGCCTCAACCCGGACTGGCTGAAGGTGCTGTTCTTCACGCTGCTTTCGGCCTCGACGGTTGCTGCCTTGCAGACGGTTGGCGCCTTTCTCGTCATCGCCATGGTGGTGACGCCGGGCGCAACCGCCTATCTGCTCACCGACCGCTTTCCGCGACTGATCGCCACCAGCGTCGCCATCGGCGCGGTCACCAGCTTCGTCGGCGCCTATGCCAGCTACTTCCTCGATGGCGCCACCGGCGGCATCATCGTTGTGCTGCAAACGCTGATCTTCCTCTCCGCTTTCGTCTTCGCCCCCAAGCACGGCATGCTGGCGGCGCGGCGCAAGGCGCGCGAAGCTCTGGAGGCGGGGGTATGA
- a CDS encoding ABC transporter substrate-binding protein: protein MRKSLFIGVALAALALGAPAQAELKFKPGEDARFHWADFETLKKVDLKGQTLSIFGPWRGEDEALVRNVLEYFSEATGVDLKYSSSENYEQQIVIDTQAGSPPDIAILPQPGLIQDLASKGLLTPLGDETAAWVKDNYGAGQSWVDLGTFKDKDGKAGYFAFPYKADVKSLVWYSPDNFEEAGYEVPKTQEELQALSEKIIADGGTPWCIGLGSGGATGWPATDWVEDIMLRTQPPETYDKWVKNEIPFNDPAVIGALDIFAKIATDDKMVSGGAAAVSATDFRDSPKGLFSVPPKCYLHHQASFIPSFFPEGTKLGQDADFFYYPTYASKPELGTPVLGAGTLAMITKDTKASRAFIEFLKLPLAHELWMAQGSFVTPFKSVNNDAYASDALKKQGEILSGASTFRFDGSDLMPGKIGAGAFWTGMIDLVGGKPAADVAADVQKSWDAIK, encoded by the coding sequence ATGAGAAAGAGCCTTTTCATAGGCGTGGCGCTGGCAGCGCTGGCGCTCGGTGCGCCCGCTCAGGCGGAATTGAAATTCAAGCCGGGCGAGGACGCCCGTTTCCACTGGGCCGATTTCGAAACATTGAAGAAAGTCGACCTCAAGGGCCAGACGCTCTCCATTTTCGGACCGTGGCGCGGTGAGGACGAAGCGCTGGTCCGCAACGTTCTCGAATATTTCAGCGAAGCCACCGGCGTCGATCTCAAATACTCCTCGTCCGAGAATTACGAGCAGCAGATCGTCATCGACACGCAGGCCGGCAGCCCGCCCGACATCGCCATCCTGCCGCAGCCGGGCCTGATCCAGGACCTGGCCTCTAAGGGCCTGCTGACGCCGCTCGGCGACGAGACGGCCGCCTGGGTCAAGGACAATTACGGCGCCGGCCAGTCATGGGTCGATCTCGGCACCTTCAAGGACAAGGACGGCAAGGCCGGCTATTTTGCCTTTCCCTACAAGGCCGACGTGAAGTCGCTGGTCTGGTATTCGCCGGATAATTTCGAGGAAGCCGGCTACGAAGTTCCCAAGACGCAGGAAGAACTGCAGGCTCTGTCGGAAAAGATCATCGCCGATGGCGGCACGCCGTGGTGCATCGGCCTGGGTTCGGGTGGCGCCACCGGCTGGCCGGCGACCGACTGGGTCGAAGACATCATGCTGCGCACGCAGCCGCCGGAAACCTATGACAAATGGGTCAAGAACGAGATCCCGTTCAACGATCCGGCTGTGATCGGCGCGCTCGATATCTTCGCCAAGATCGCCACCGACGACAAGATGGTCAGCGGCGGTGCCGCCGCAGTGTCCGCAACCGATTTCCGCGACAGCCCGAAGGGTCTCTTCTCGGTGCCGCCGAAATGCTACCTGCACCATCAGGCATCGTTCATTCCCTCGTTCTTCCCGGAAGGCACCAAGCTCGGGCAGGATGCGGACTTCTTCTACTATCCCACCTATGCCTCGAAGCCCGAACTCGGTACGCCGGTTCTCGGCGCCGGCACGCTGGCGATGATCACCAAGGACACCAAGGCCTCGCGCGCCTTCATCGAGTTCCTCAAGCTGCCGCTGGCGCATGAGCTGTGGATGGCGCAGGGCAGCTTCGTCACGCCGTTCAAATCGGTCAACAACGACGCCTATGCCAGCGACGCCCTGAAGAAGCAGGGCGAGATACTGTCGGGCGCCTCGACCTTCCGCTTCGATGGTTCGGACCTGATGCCCGGCAAGATCGGCGCCGGCGCCTTCTGGACCGGCATGATCGATCTGGTCGGCGGCAAGCCGGCAGCCGACGTGGCAGCCGACGTCCAGAAGAGCTGGGACGCGATCAAGTAG
- a CDS encoding alpha-glucosidase produces the protein MHAARIIEHPEPAVDRDWWRGAVIYQIYPRSYQDSNGDGIGDLKGIIQRLPYIAGLGVDAIWISPFFKSPMKDFGYDVSDYCDVDPMFGTLADFDAMIAEAHRLGLKVMIDQVISHTADEHPWFRESRASRTNPKADWFVWADAKPDGTPPNNWLSIFGGSAWQWDARRLQYYLHNFLAEQPDLNFHNVEVQDAVLDATRFWLERGVDGFRLDTINFYFHSAGLEDNPPLPKEQRNDSIAPAVNPYNYQDHLYDKSQSDNLGFLERFRALLDEYPAAAAVGEVGDAQRGLDIVAAYTAGDNRVQMCYAFDFLAPEKITAARVRTVLETFGDVASDGWSCWAFSNHDVMRHASRWGGGEADRTAYLKVLSALLMSLRGSVCIYQGEELGLGEADLAFEDLQDPYGIRFWPEFKGRDGCRTPMVWDGNAANGGFSTAKPWLPVSKDHLPLSVSAQEGDEASLLEHYRRFLDFRRMHPALTKGDISFLAADGDAVAFTRREGNEEIVCAFNLGSAPAVIDLGGNDTAQPLSGHGFSGNAGAGAIRLGAYEAWFGRLA, from the coding sequence ATGCATGCTGCACGCATAATCGAACATCCTGAACCGGCGGTCGACCGCGACTGGTGGCGTGGCGCGGTGATCTACCAGATCTATCCGCGCAGCTATCAGGACTCGAACGGCGACGGCATCGGCGACCTGAAAGGCATCATCCAGCGCCTGCCCTATATCGCCGGGCTCGGCGTCGACGCGATCTGGATTTCGCCGTTCTTCAAGTCGCCGATGAAGGATTTCGGCTATGACGTGTCGGACTATTGCGACGTCGACCCGATGTTCGGCACGCTTGCCGATTTCGACGCGATGATTGCCGAGGCGCACCGGCTGGGCCTCAAGGTGATGATCGACCAGGTCATCTCGCACACTGCCGACGAGCACCCATGGTTCCGGGAAAGCCGCGCTTCGCGCACCAACCCCAAGGCTGACTGGTTCGTCTGGGCCGATGCCAAGCCGGACGGCACGCCACCCAACAACTGGCTGTCGATCTTCGGCGGCTCGGCCTGGCAGTGGGACGCGCGGCGTCTGCAATATTACCTGCACAATTTCCTGGCGGAGCAGCCTGATCTCAACTTCCATAATGTCGAGGTTCAGGACGCCGTGCTCGACGCCACCCGCTTCTGGTTGGAGCGCGGCGTCGACGGCTTCCGCCTCGACACGATCAACTTCTACTTCCACTCCGCCGGGCTGGAAGACAATCCGCCGCTGCCGAAGGAGCAGCGCAACGATTCCATCGCGCCGGCGGTGAACCCCTACAATTATCAGGACCATCTCTACGACAAGAGCCAGTCCGACAATCTCGGTTTCCTCGAGCGCTTCCGCGCTCTGCTCGACGAATATCCGGCGGCTGCCGCAGTTGGCGAAGTCGGCGATGCACAGCGCGGCCTCGATATCGTCGCCGCCTACACCGCCGGCGATAACCGCGTGCAGATGTGCTACGCCTTTGACTTCCTGGCGCCGGAAAAGATCACCGCTGCCCGCGTGCGGACCGTGCTGGAAACATTCGGCGACGTTGCCAGCGACGGCTGGTCGTGCTGGGCCTTCTCCAACCACGACGTGATGCGCCATGCCTCGCGCTGGGGCGGGGGCGAGGCCGATCGCACCGCCTATCTGAAGGTGCTTTCGGCTCTGCTCATGTCGCTGCGCGGCTCGGTCTGCATCTATCAGGGCGAGGAGCTTGGTCTCGGCGAGGCCGATCTCGCTTTCGAGGATTTGCAAGACCCCTACGGCATCCGCTTCTGGCCCGAATTCAAGGGCCGCGATGGCTGCCGCACGCCGATGGTTTGGGATGGCAACGCTGCCAATGGCGGGTTCTCGACCGCGAAACCATGGCTGCCGGTGTCGAAGGATCATCTGCCGCTGTCGGTCAGCGCTCAGGAAGGCGACGAAGCGTCCTTGCTTGAGCATTACCGCCGCTTCCTCGACTTCCGCCGTATGCATCCGGCACTCACCAAGGGCGATATTTCCTTCCTCGCGGCAGACGGTGACGCGGTCGCCTTCACCCGTCGCGAAGGCAACGAGGAAATCGTCTGCGCCTTCAATCTGGGCTCGGCGCCTGCGGTGATCGATCTCGGCGGAAACGACACGGCGCAGCCGCTGTCGGGTCATGGATTTTCGGGAAATGCCGGCGCCGGCGCGATTCGGCTTGGAGCTTATGAAGCCTGGTTCGGGCGTCTCGCCTGA
- a CDS encoding metal ABC transporter permease, producing the protein MTETLLMPFAFPFMQQAFVIAVLVAIPMAMLSAFLVLKGWSLMGDAISHAVLPGVVLAYIAGIPLAIGAFAAGMVCALATGFLKENSRVKEDTVMGIVFSGMFGLGIVLYTKIQTDVHLDHILFGDILGVTWGDVAQTGIIAAITVGAIGIFGRDLLLHAFDPQHAQAIGLPVRLLHYGLLAILSLTIVGALKAVGIILAIAMLIAPGAIAFLLTDRFSRMMLVSVIIAVAASFFGVYLSFFIDSAPAPTIVLLMSIAFIVAFIYSRWKTARAERRLTEARIS; encoded by the coding sequence ATGACCGAAACCCTCCTCATGCCATTCGCATTCCCCTTCATGCAGCAGGCTTTCGTCATCGCCGTGCTGGTCGCCATACCCATGGCGATGCTGTCGGCGTTCCTGGTGCTGAAGGGCTGGTCGCTAATGGGCGATGCCATCAGCCATGCGGTGCTTCCGGGCGTGGTGCTTGCCTATATCGCCGGCATTCCGCTCGCCATCGGCGCGTTTGCCGCCGGCATGGTCTGCGCGCTTGCCACCGGCTTCCTGAAAGAGAACAGCCGGGTCAAGGAAGACACGGTCATGGGCATCGTCTTTTCCGGCATGTTCGGCCTCGGCATCGTGCTCTACACCAAGATCCAGACCGACGTTCACCTCGACCACATCTTGTTCGGCGACATACTCGGCGTGACCTGGGGTGATGTCGCGCAGACCGGCATCATCGCCGCGATTACCGTCGGCGCGATCGGCATATTCGGACGCGACCTGCTGCTGCACGCCTTCGACCCGCAGCACGCGCAGGCGATCGGCCTGCCGGTGAGGCTGCTGCACTACGGGCTGCTGGCGATCCTGTCGCTGACCATCGTCGGGGCGCTGAAAGCGGTCGGCATCATCCTGGCGATCGCCATGCTGATCGCGCCGGGGGCGATCGCCTTCCTGCTGACGGACCGGTTCTCGCGGATGATGCTCGTCTCCGTCATCATCGCGGTGGCGGCATCCTTCTTCGGCGTCTACCTCAGCTTCTTCATCGACAGCGCGCCCGCGCCGACAATCGTGCTTCTGATGAGCATCGCCTTCATCGTGGCCTTCATCTACTCGCGCTGGAAGACCGCCCGCGCCGAGCGCAGGCTGACCGAGGCGAGAATATCCTGA
- a CDS encoding ABC transporter ATP-binding protein: MADLTLTSVKKAYGNLNILHGIDLDIKSGEFIVFVGPSGCGKSTLLRTIAGLEEITGGTLEIAGEKVNDVPPSKRGIAMVFQSYALYPHMTVYDNMAFSMRIGRENKTEIDKRVRQAAEILQLTKYLERLPKALSGGQRQRVAIGRAIVRNPKVFLFDEPLSNLDAALRVATRIEIAKLKESMPETTMIYVTHDQVEAMTLADRIVVLKDGRIEQVGSPMELYRHPGNLFVAQFIGSPAMNILPATIEKTGQPTIVSHVGGHNVSVPVATPADAAGTKVSFGVRPEDLNIATGKDFLFEGVVDYIEQLGEVQMAYIQVGRVTEPLVAKLPGNAEITRGAVLRLTADPGDLHIFDADGRSFARDRLAAKAA; the protein is encoded by the coding sequence ATGGCCGATCTCACATTGACCAGCGTCAAGAAGGCATATGGCAACCTCAACATCCTGCACGGCATAGATCTCGACATAAAGTCCGGCGAGTTTATCGTTTTCGTCGGACCGTCGGGCTGCGGAAAGTCGACGCTTCTGCGCACCATCGCCGGGCTGGAAGAAATCACCGGCGGCACGCTTGAGATTGCCGGCGAGAAGGTCAACGACGTGCCGCCGTCCAAGCGCGGCATCGCCATGGTGTTCCAGTCCTATGCGCTCTACCCGCATATGACCGTCTACGACAACATGGCTTTCAGCATGCGGATCGGCCGCGAAAACAAGACCGAGATCGACAAGCGCGTGCGCCAGGCCGCCGAAATCCTGCAGCTCACCAAATATCTCGAACGCCTGCCCAAGGCACTTTCCGGCGGCCAGCGCCAGCGCGTCGCCATCGGCCGCGCCATCGTGCGCAATCCGAAGGTGTTCCTGTTCGACGAGCCGCTGTCCAACCTCGACGCAGCACTGCGCGTCGCGACCCGCATCGAGATCGCCAAGCTCAAGGAGAGCATGCCCGAAACGACGATGATCTACGTCACCCACGATCAGGTCGAGGCGATGACGCTTGCCGACCGTATCGTGGTGTTGAAGGATGGCCGCATCGAGCAGGTCGGCTCGCCGATGGAGCTTTACCGCCATCCCGGCAATCTGTTCGTCGCGCAGTTCATCGGCTCGCCGGCAATGAACATTTTGCCGGCAACGATCGAAAAGACGGGCCAGCCGACGATCGTCAGCCACGTCGGCGGACACAACGTGTCCGTTCCCGTGGCAACGCCGGCAGACGCTGCAGGCACCAAGGTCAGTTTCGGCGTGCGCCCGGAAGACCTCAACATCGCGACGGGTAAGGATTTTCTCTTCGAGGGCGTCGTCGATTACATCGAACAGCTCGGTGAAGTGCAGATGGCTTATATCCAGGTTGGCCGCGTCACCGAACCGTTGGTGGCGAAGCTGCCCGGCAATGCCGAGATCACGCGCGGTGCCGTCTTGCGGCTGACCGCCGATCCCGGCGACCTGCATATCTTCGACGCTGATGGACGCTCCTTCGCGCGCGACCGCCTGGCTGCGAAAGCGGCCTGA
- a CDS encoding manganese/iron ABC transporter ATP-binding protein, protein MNALDRAKPASRTEDGSGLRVDSITVTYRNGHTALRDASFAIPTGTITALVGVNGSGKSTLFKSIMGFVPLAAGTVEIFGQPAAYALKRNAVAYVPQSEDVDWNFPVLVEDVVMMGRYGHMNFLRMTRPVDRQAVDEALERVGMADYRKRQIGELSGGQKKRVFLARALAQEGKIILLDEPFTGVDVRTEEAIITLLQALRDEGRVMLVSTHNLGSVPRFCDRAVLINRTVLAAGPTAEVFTQANLEKTFGGVLRQFILGGADLHADADKRRVTVLTDDERPFVIYGDEPQTANRAEMSETEKDRIGKEK, encoded by the coding sequence ATGAATGCTTTAGACAGGGCGAAGCCAGCCAGCAGAACGGAAGACGGCAGCGGGCTTCGTGTCGACAGCATCACCGTCACCTATCGCAACGGCCACACCGCGCTGCGCGATGCCAGCTTCGCCATCCCGACCGGCACTATTACGGCGCTGGTCGGGGTCAATGGCAGTGGCAAGTCGACGCTTTTCAAGTCGATCATGGGCTTCGTGCCGCTGGCCGCCGGCACGGTCGAGATTTTTGGCCAGCCGGCAGCCTACGCCCTGAAGCGCAACGCGGTTGCCTATGTGCCGCAGAGCGAGGATGTCGACTGGAACTTTCCGGTTCTGGTCGAGGATGTCGTCATGATGGGCCGCTACGGCCACATGAACTTTCTGCGCATGACGCGGCCGGTCGACCGGCAGGCAGTGGACGAGGCGCTGGAACGGGTCGGCATGGCCGACTACCGCAAGCGCCAGATCGGCGAGCTTTCCGGCGGCCAGAAGAAGCGCGTCTTCCTCGCCCGCGCTCTGGCGCAGGAAGGAAAAATCATCCTGCTCGACGAGCCCTTCACCGGCGTCGATGTGCGCACCGAAGAGGCGATCATCACGCTGCTGCAGGCGCTGCGCGACGAGGGCCGGGTTATGCTGGTTTCCACCCATAATCTCGGCAGCGTGCCACGCTTCTGCGACCGCGCGGTGCTTATCAACCGCACGGTGCTCGCCGCTGGACCGACAGCGGAAGTGTTCACGCAGGCCAATCTCGAAAAGACCTTCGGCGGCGTGCTGCGCCAGTTCATCCTCGGCGGTGCCGATCTCCACGCCGACGCCGACAAGCGCCGCGTCACCGTGCTGACCGACGACGAGCGCCCCTTCGTCATCTATGGCGACGAGCCTCAAACGGCGAACAGGGCAGAAATGTCAGAGACAGAAAAAGATCGTATCGGAAAAGAGAAATGA
- a CDS encoding carbohydrate ABC transporter permease — translation MASSTGKSFLGRFGVHIAVLIFVAIWTIPTLGILVSSLRDKNQLAVTGWWTSLVTSSQNDDGRLGTAADQVQKDGKFLIMGNLLKAGDNRTISAFGIKSQAPTEFAAGAVADLGDGVTLQVNDDGSYVQSSPVAFEGDRGRRIYFASSMPPRFTTDNYQTVLFSEGIGRSFINSLTVTIPATIIPILIAAFAAYALAWMRFPGRALLIATIIGLLVVPLQMSLIPLLKLYNGVGAFFGVPAKTYLGIWLAHTGFGLPFAIYLLRSYIAGLPREIMESARIDGASDFEIFIKIVLPLSFPVLASFAIFQFLWVWNDLLVAMVFLGSGSDQLVLTGKLNALLGSRGGNWEILTTSAFVTILVPLAVFFSLQRYFVRGLLAGSVKGG, via the coding sequence ATGGCCAGCTCCACCGGAAAATCCTTCCTCGGCCGCTTCGGCGTCCATATCGCGGTTCTGATCTTCGTCGCGATCTGGACGATCCCGACGCTCGGCATCCTCGTCAGCTCGCTGCGCGACAAGAACCAGCTTGCCGTCACCGGCTGGTGGACGTCGCTGGTCACCTCCTCGCAGAACGACGACGGGCGGCTGGGCACCGCCGCCGACCAAGTTCAGAAAGACGGCAAATTCCTGATCATGGGCAATCTGCTCAAGGCCGGCGACAACCGCACGATCAGCGCCTTCGGCATCAAGTCGCAGGCTCCGACCGAGTTTGCGGCAGGCGCCGTTGCCGACCTCGGCGATGGCGTGACGCTTCAGGTCAATGACGACGGCTCCTATGTGCAATCCTCGCCGGTCGCCTTTGAAGGCGATCGCGGCCGCCGCATCTATTTCGCCTCCTCGATGCCGCCGCGCTTCACCACCGACAACTATCAGACGGTGCTGTTTTCCGAAGGCATCGGGCGCTCCTTCATCAACTCGCTGACGGTGACCATACCGGCCACCATCATCCCGATCCTGATTGCGGCCTTTGCAGCCTATGCGCTGGCCTGGATGCGCTTTCCCGGCCGCGCGCTGCTGATCGCAACCATCATCGGCCTACTCGTCGTGCCGCTGCAGATGTCGCTTATCCCGCTGCTCAAGCTCTACAACGGCGTCGGCGCGTTCTTCGGTGTGCCGGCCAAGACCTATCTCGGCATCTGGCTGGCGCATACCGGCTTCGGCCTGCCTTTCGCCATCTATCTGCTCAGAAGCTACATCGCCGGTCTGCCTCGCGAGATCATGGAATCGGCGCGCATCGACGGCGCCAGCGATTTCGAGATCTTCATCAAGATCGTGCTGCCGCTGTCCTTCCCGGTGCTCGCCTCCTTCGCCATCTTCCAGTTCCTCTGGGTCTGGAACGACCTTCTGGTGGCAATGGTGTTCCTGGGCTCGGGCTCGGACCAGCTCGTGCTCACGGGAAAACTCAATGCCCTGCTCGGCTCGCGCGGTGGCAACTGGGAAATCCTCACCACCTCGGCCTTCGTCACCATTCTGGTGCCGCTGGCCGTGTTCTTCTCGCTTCAACGCTATTTCGTCCGCGGCCTGCTCGCGGGCTCCGTCAAAGGAGGCTGA
- the rpe gene encoding ribulose-phosphate 3-epimerase, producing the protein MRTKTLIAPSVLASDFSRLGDEVAAVAAAGADWIHLDVMDGHFVPNITFGAPVIKAIRDRTDKVFDCHLMITPADPYLAAFADAGCDIITVHAEAGPHLDRSLQAIRNLGKKAGVSLNPSTPESVIEYVLDRLDLVLIMTVNPGFGGQAFIPAMVEKVRRIKALIGDRPIDIEIDGGVSAETAPLVTAAGANVLVAGAAIFKGGSEAAYRANIEAIRTAADGAL; encoded by the coding sequence ATGCGCACAAAAACCCTGATCGCCCCTTCGGTGCTGGCATCGGATTTCTCCAGGCTTGGCGACGAGGTCGCGGCTGTCGCGGCAGCCGGTGCCGACTGGATCCATCTCGACGTCATGGACGGCCACTTTGTTCCGAACATCACCTTCGGCGCGCCGGTCATCAAGGCGATCCGCGACCGCACCGACAAGGTGTTCGACTGCCATTTGATGATAACGCCGGCCGACCCCTATCTCGCGGCCTTTGCCGACGCCGGCTGCGATATCATCACGGTCCATGCCGAGGCCGGCCCGCATCTCGACCGCTCGCTGCAGGCGATCCGCAATCTCGGCAAGAAGGCCGGCGTTTCATTGAACCCGTCGACGCCCGAAAGCGTCATCGAATATGTGCTCGACCGGCTCGATCTCGTCCTGATCATGACCGTCAATCCCGGCTTCGGCGGCCAGGCTTTCATCCCGGCGATGGTGGAGAAGGTTAGGCGCATCAAGGCGCTGATCGGCGACCGCCCGATCGACATCGAGATCGATGGCGGTGTGAGTGCCGAAACCGCGCCGCTGGTCACGGCTGCTGGTGCCAATGTGCTGGTGGCGGGCGCTGCGATCTTCAAGGGCGGCAGTGAAGCGGCATACCGCGCGAATATCGAGGCGATCAGGACGGCGGCTGACGGGGCTCTGTAA
- a CDS encoding sugar ABC transporter permease — translation MTAQLLSAVFTIIIGVGGCVVYFWTANRLLDVIFPSRGVSGAAAIDNLRRQGYIRPWLFVGPAMIILAVYLIYPVVATLILSVHDRTGQNFVGMANYSWAFGDREFLQAIFNNILWLAVVPAACTFLGLIIAVLTDKIWWGNIAKSLVFAPLAISFVGASVIWKFVYEYRGEGQPQIGILNAIVQYFGGNPQVWISTPFWNNFFLMVILIWIQTGFAMVILSSALRGIPDETIEAATIDGASGFQIFWKIMIPQIWGTIAVVWTTITILVLKVFDIVLTMTNGQWNSNTLANLMFDWMFRGGGDFGRGAAIAVIIMLAVVPIMIWNIRQANREGGGH, via the coding sequence ATGACGGCACAGCTTCTCTCAGCGGTTTTCACGATCATCATCGGCGTCGGCGGCTGCGTCGTCTATTTCTGGACAGCAAACCGCCTACTCGATGTCATCTTCCCCTCGCGCGGTGTGTCGGGCGCGGCTGCTATCGATAACCTTCGCCGGCAGGGCTACATCCGGCCATGGCTGTTCGTCGGCCCGGCGATGATCATCCTCGCCGTCTACCTGATCTACCCGGTTGTCGCCACGCTGATCCTTTCCGTTCACGACCGCACCGGGCAGAACTTCGTCGGCATGGCCAATTACAGCTGGGCCTTCGGCGACCGGGAGTTCCTGCAGGCGATCTTCAACAACATCCTGTGGCTTGCCGTCGTGCCGGCCGCCTGCACCTTCCTCGGCCTCATCATCGCGGTGCTCACCGACAAGATCTGGTGGGGCAACATCGCCAAGAGCCTGGTCTTCGCCCCGCTCGCCATCTCCTTCGTCGGCGCCAGCGTCATCTGGAAATTCGTCTATGAATATCGCGGCGAGGGCCAGCCGCAGATCGGCATCCTCAACGCCATCGTCCAGTATTTCGGCGGCAATCCGCAGGTCTGGATATCGACGCCGTTCTGGAACAACTTCTTCCTGATGGTCATCCTGATCTGGATCCAGACCGGCTTTGCCATGGTCATCCTGTCGTCGGCGCTGCGCGGCATTCCCGACGAGACGATCGAGGCGGCGACCATCGACGGCGCCAGTGGTTTCCAGATTTTCTGGAAGATCATGATCCCGCAGATCTGGGGCACCATCGCCGTGGTCTGGACCACCATCACCATCCTCGTGCTGAAGGTCTTCGACATCGTCCTGACCATGACCAACGGCCAGTGGAATTCGAACACGCTGGCCAACCTGATGTTCGACTGGATGTTCCGCGGCGGCGGCGATTTCGGCCGCGGCGCGGCCATCGCCGTCATCATCATGCTGGCCGTCGTTCCGATCATGATCTGGAACATTCGTCAGGCAAATCGCGAAGGCGGAGGACACTGA
- a CDS encoding substrate-binding domain-containing protein: protein MNLKQLSLMLDLSQTTVSRALNGYPEVSEETRRRVADAAKRHGYRPNPSARRLATGKAGMIGYVMPTGASVDIDPHFVEFLSGLGDYARAHDLDLVLSPADARDEETTYRRIVANKQVDAVYVSAPRHGDKRVALIHQLGMPFIVHGRSEGLDFDYPYLDIDNEAAFHEATRLLVQLGHKRVALINGDDTQTFAIFRERGVRRALAASGIALPPILLRSVAMTEENGYRATRSLLEQSEAPTGIVCSSLIMALGAVRAVRDLGLTIPGDLSLIAHDDVFPWLKPENFSVPLSTTRSSIRAAGQRIAERLAARISGLETGARGEIWPVDLVVRGSIAGAPS, encoded by the coding sequence GTGAACCTCAAGCAACTGTCGCTGATGCTCGACCTGTCGCAGACCACGGTCAGCCGGGCGCTCAACGGCTATCCCGAAGTCAGCGAGGAAACGCGCCGGCGCGTGGCGGACGCCGCAAAGCGCCACGGCTATCGCCCCAACCCCAGCGCGCGCCGTCTGGCGACCGGCAAGGCGGGCATGATCGGCTATGTCATGCCGACTGGCGCCAGCGTCGATATCGATCCGCATTTCGTCGAATTCCTGTCGGGGCTGGGCGACTATGCCCGCGCGCATGATCTGGATCTGGTGCTGAGCCCGGCCGATGCCCGCGACGAGGAAACGACCTACCGCCGCATCGTCGCCAACAAGCAGGTCGATGCGGTCTATGTCTCCGCACCGCGCCATGGCGACAAGCGGGTGGCGCTCATTCATCAGCTCGGCATGCCCTTCATCGTCCACGGCCGCAGCGAGGGGCTGGATTTCGATTATCCCTACCTCGACATCGACAACGAGGCCGCCTTTCACGAAGCGACACGGCTTCTCGTCCAGCTCGGCCACAAGCGCGTTGCGCTGATCAATGGCGACGATACGCAGACCTTTGCGATCTTCCGCGAACGGGGCGTGCGGCGCGCGTTGGCGGCAAGCGGCATTGCGCTCCCGCCGATCTTGCTGCGATCGGTGGCGATGACCGAGGAAAACGGCTACCGCGCCACCCGCAGCCTGCTCGAACAGAGCGAGGCGCCGACGGGCATCGTCTGCTCCAGTCTGATCATGGCGCTGGGCGCGGTGCGTGCGGTGCGCGATCTCGGCCTGACCATTCCCGGTGACCTGTCGCTGATCGCCCATGACGACGTCTTCCCATGGCTCAAGCCGGAAAACTTTTCCGTGCCGCTGTCGACGACGCGCTCTTCGATCCGCGCGGCGGGCCAGCGCATTGCCGAACGGCTGGCAGCACGCATCTCAGGGCTGGAAACCGGCGCACGCGGCGAAATCTGGCCGGTCGACCTCGTCGTGCGCGGCTCGATCGCCGGCGCACCTAGCTGA